In Lactococcus paracarnosus, a genomic segment contains:
- a CDS encoding RBBP9/YdeN family alpha/beta hydrolase, with product MENKLFLIHGYTAQPSDNWFPWLKNEIKKDILTISLLEMPNSQDPDPLVWDAYCDAHISQTDGITIIGHSLGCIQALRFIERHDIKQVNLILVSGFDEKTHTLPQLAGFTDQAIDYATVLPKINQAVVISALDDDIIPYVYSETLARHLKCKLIVMPEGKHFIDRDGILDLPVVYDELLAFVKNSD from the coding sequence ATGGAAAACAAATTATTTTTAATTCACGGTTATACTGCGCAACCAAGTGATAACTGGTTTCCATGGTTAAAAAATGAAATTAAAAAAGATATTTTAACCATTTCATTACTAGAAATGCCGAATTCTCAAGATCCAGATCCTCTTGTATGGGATGCTTATTGTGATGCGCATATCAGCCAAACTGATGGTATTACGATCATTGGCCATAGTCTTGGTTGTATTCAAGCACTGCGGTTTATAGAAAGACATGATATTAAACAGGTTAATTTGATATTGGTTTCTGGATTTGATGAGAAAACACATACCTTACCACAGTTAGCAGGGTTTACAGATCAAGCAATCGATTACGCAACTGTTTTACCTAAAATAAACCAGGCAGTCGTTATTTCAGCTTTAGATGATGACATTATCCCTTACGTTTATTCTGAGACACTAGCTAGACATCTCAAATGTAAACTGATAGTCATGCCTGAAGGTAAACACTTTATCGATAGAGATGGTATACTTGACTTACCAGTCGTTTATGATGAGTTATTAGCGTTTGTAAAAAACAGTGATTGA
- a CDS encoding histidine phosphatase family protein yields the protein MMQHLYLMRHGQTRLNAAGLNQGAWDAPLTPLGISQARLAGQWFNEQGISFDAAVSSTKERASDTLEIVAGLKDGDYARDRRLSEWDFGLFEGQNATLNPPPLQPDEGTISFGKAYVGYGGESDTAVSDRMDKAMTDIVSSSAQTSLVVSHGGSIYLWLQRHFEQEAVRRLLPFGNCAIFELTYEDGSFELVQMIDPTTMRS from the coding sequence ATGATGCAGCACCTATATTTGATGAGACATGGACAAACGAGACTAAATGCTGCAGGACTAAATCAAGGCGCTTGGGATGCACCATTGACCCCATTAGGTATCTCACAAGCAAGATTAGCAGGCCAATGGTTTAATGAGCAGGGCATTAGCTTTGATGCGGCAGTTTCATCTACTAAAGAACGCGCATCAGATACACTAGAGATCGTGGCTGGTTTAAAAGATGGTGATTACGCCAGAGATAGACGGCTTTCTGAATGGGATTTTGGGTTATTTGAGGGACAAAATGCAACCCTAAATCCACCCCCCTTGCAACCAGATGAAGGGACGATCAGCTTTGGCAAAGCCTATGTTGGGTATGGCGGGGAATCAGATACGGCAGTCAGTGATCGGATGGACAAAGCAATGACTGATATCGTGTCATCATCAGCGCAAACGAGTCTAGTAGTTTCCCACGGTGGTAGTATATACCTGTGGTTACAACGCCATTTTGAACAAGAAGCAGTCCGACGCTTACTCCCCTTTGGCAATTGCGCCATATTTGAACTGACCTATGAAGATGGCAGTTTTGAGCTTGTGCAAATGATTGACCCAACTACTATGAGAAGTTAA
- a CDS encoding gp58-like family protein has product MLGGNVKRATVFILAKADDSTKGYDKVIVAYQGSVSGAKVERKNLTFTNGDYDKLYIRVDHDGATNVGAWSMLYWTEVMLVEGNTLPASWVMSSGETASQSQITQMVQDLNGFKTTVSNTYLSSSSASSTYPTKDSVAGTYLNKGDAAGTYPTKDAVSNTYPTKDAVAGTYLNKGDASSTYLNKTDASNTYPTKGAVADTYPTKTTVVTQINQKATDITSSVQSWTNDRLNSYSTIQQTNNSITSAVSSKADKSQITQLSDQITTKISKEDSATQITQLKNDINLRIVEKGTVTSQINLESGKALISANQILLNADNVKFSGSAFIPSASIQNITADKISTGTLNAKDVNIINLNASNISAGTLSGSNLKINLSDGSITQDQYFTTTTYSDGAIKITDKYSNSINNTATIAPYRKGLGGNSTIMGLEFTSGINSVKFADDFSVSTDVKFDKKLNVVGELVAASLRTSGGAFSIVGGNTIMNSPVIGGSRLQLSSYQNLSIVDMNDNYLSVTAKEFNTKSLKSVKKNIKAVDFYALDEISKTDITEFEYKNSDGYKTYGGIIGDGYSISKKILSSDKEAVNLYSMNALSWLAIQELNKKIEQLEQKLKEK; this is encoded by the coding sequence ATGCTTGGGGGAAATGTTAAAAGAGCTACTGTATTTATACTTGCTAAAGCAGACGATAGTACGAAAGGCTATGATAAAGTGATAGTAGCTTATCAAGGTTCTGTTAGTGGGGCTAAAGTAGAGCGTAAAAATTTGACATTCACAAATGGTGATTATGACAAGCTTTATATCAGAGTTGACCACGATGGGGCAACGAATGTAGGCGCTTGGTCTATGTTATATTGGACAGAAGTAATGCTAGTCGAGGGCAACACTTTACCAGCTTCATGGGTTATGTCATCGGGAGAAACTGCTAGCCAATCACAGATAACACAAATGGTTCAGGATTTAAATGGATTTAAGACCACAGTATCTAATACATACTTGAGTTCGTCAAGTGCTAGTAGTACATATCCTACTAAGGATTCAGTTGCTGGGACTTACTTGAATAAAGGTGATGCAGCTGGGACATATCCTACTAAGGATGCGGTATCCAACACCTATCCTACTAAAGATGCAGTAGCAGGTACTTACCTTAATAAGGGTGATGCAAGTAGTACTTACCTTAACAAGACTGATGCAAGCAATACCTATCCAACAAAAGGGGCAGTTGCGGACACTTATCCAACTAAGACAACGGTTGTAACGCAAATTAATCAGAAAGCTACGGATATCACAAGTAGTGTTCAATCTTGGACTAATGATAGGTTGAATAGTTATAGTACGATACAACAGACCAATAACAGTATTACTAGTGCAGTTTCTAGCAAAGCTGACAAGTCACAAATAACACAATTGAGCGATCAGATCACAACAAAAATAAGTAAAGAGGATTCAGCAACCCAAATTACACAATTGAAAAATGATATAAATTTGAGAATCGTTGAAAAAGGGACAGTGACATCTCAAATTAATCTTGAAAGTGGTAAAGCGTTAATCAGCGCAAATCAGATTCTGTTAAATGCTGACAATGTTAAGTTTTCAGGGAGTGCTTTCATACCTAGTGCTTCAATTCAGAATATCACAGCTGACAAAATAAGCACAGGAACGCTAAACGCAAAAGATGTGAATATCATTAATTTGAATGCAAGCAATATTTCAGCAGGTACTCTAAGCGGTAGCAACCTAAAAATCAATCTATCAGACGGAAGTATTACACAAGACCAATATTTCACAACAACAACTTATTCAGACGGAGCGATTAAAATAACTGATAAGTACAGCAATAGTATTAATAACACTGCTACTATAGCGCCCTACCGAAAAGGTTTAGGAGGTAACTCAACAATCATGGGGCTTGAGTTTACATCAGGTATTAACTCAGTTAAGTTTGCTGATGACTTTTCAGTTTCTACAGATGTTAAATTTGATAAAAAATTAAATGTTGTCGGTGAATTAGTTGCAGCAAGTTTAAGGACAAGTGGCGGTGCTTTTTCAATTGTTGGCGGTAACACTATTATGAACTCTCCTGTTATTGGCGGGTCAAGGTTACAACTATCTTCATATCAAAACTTGAGTATTGTAGACATGAACGACAACTATCTCAGTGTTACAGCTAAAGAATTCAACACTAAATCGCTAAAAAGTGTAAAGAAAAACATCAAAGCGGTTGATTTTTATGCTCTAGATGAAATATCAAAAACTGACATAACAGAGTTTGAATACAAAAACTCTGATGGCTATAAAACATATGGCGGGATCATCGGCGATGGCTATAGTATCAGCAAAAAAATACTATCATCAGACAAAGAAGCTGTAAATTTATACTCTATGAACGCCTTATCTTGGCTAGCAATTCAAGAATTAAATAAAAAAATAGAACAATTAGAACAAAAATTAAAGGAGAAATAA
- a CDS encoding sodium:calcium antiporter has protein sequence MTQLFIHAPITIIIFVFVAALVTLSKSTDYLTDATIVISKYFGISDVIIGATILSLGTSLPEFATTISALASGSTDLALGNVLGSIITNTSFILGLGILYGSIPVSKKSTFNVGITFLGIVSIYLISLLNHASIPRFLGYILLIALPIYLFQSFKTSQADEVISHPNANKEKMSMTKLTLLILKVIVSGLIVALSSSFLVATVQVSASRIGISEAIISATIVALGTSLPELSTVISSAKKGYGGLAFGNLIGASLMNLLFVLSTAVAFSKTPIIVPKSFLLFHFPIAVIIFLYLLYCIYNSKKHVLTKKEGVFFIILYIVYILYNLFVN, from the coding sequence ATGACACAACTTTTTATCCACGCACCCATTACTATCATCATTTTTGTTTTTGTGGCGGCGCTAGTCACACTCTCCAAATCAACTGACTACTTGACCGATGCTACTATCGTTATCTCAAAATATTTTGGTATCTCGGACGTCATTATTGGCGCGACCATCCTATCATTAGGAACTAGTTTACCAGAATTTGCAACCACTATAAGTGCCCTGGCAAGTGGCTCAACTGATTTAGCATTAGGTAATGTATTAGGTTCTATTATTACAAACACAAGTTTCATTCTAGGGCTGGGAATCTTATATGGCAGTATACCGGTCTCAAAAAAATCTACTTTTAATGTAGGGATTACTTTTTTGGGAATCGTCAGTATTTATCTCATATCCCTATTGAATCATGCATCGATACCTAGATTTTTAGGCTATATCCTACTAATTGCCCTACCGATATACCTGTTCCAATCCTTCAAAACGAGTCAAGCTGATGAGGTGATTTCGCATCCAAACGCTAACAAAGAAAAAATGTCAATGACCAAACTGACGCTATTAATCCTAAAAGTCATTGTTTCCGGTTTAATCGTCGCATTAAGTTCAAGTTTTTTAGTGGCAACAGTACAAGTTTCAGCAAGTAGAATCGGTATTTCTGAAGCCATCATTTCAGCCACAATCGTCGCACTTGGCACCAGTTTACCTGAGCTATCTACTGTTATCTCCTCTGCTAAAAAAGGATATGGTGGACTGGCATTTGGTAATTTAATAGGCGCTAGCCTAATGAATCTACTATTTGTGCTAAGTACTGCTGTTGCCTTTTCTAAAACGCCAATTATCGTGCCCAAGTCATTTCTACTTTTTCATTTTCCAATTGCAGTAATTATTTTTCTTTATCTACTTTACTGTATATACAACTCAAAAAAACATGTCCTAACAAAAAAAGAGGGAGTATTTTTTATCATCCTATACATCGTTTATATACTTTATAACTTATTTGTCAATTAG
- the msrA gene encoding peptide-methionine (S)-S-oxide reductase MsrA yields MTLTKEAVLNDIYNLILNPGTRDWERSVLIIAKDELAVTSKVKVPLKKLELALRPLALRSNLTPDLADFYLKITDQPIIKTNIDLAKHTHQDLPYEARAVFAGGCFWCMVEPFETKPGIISVLSGYTGGHVDHPTYDQILGGYTGHVEAVEIIFDTRLITYDALLDLFWLITDPTDAFGQFQDRGEQYKSVIFVADASQKALAQQSKQRLISSGRYEQPIVTEIRDVIAFWPAEDYHQQFYQKQKKRYGKIKKSRQQLIWYLHQKRRLQKFFNRFRKTS; encoded by the coding sequence ATGACGCTGACAAAAGAAGCAGTATTAAACGATATTTATAATCTTATCTTAAATCCAGGGACACGTGATTGGGAGCGGTCGGTCTTGATCATAGCTAAGGATGAATTAGCAGTGACAAGTAAGGTCAAAGTACCACTAAAAAAACTTGAACTGGCCTTACGCCCATTAGCACTTAGAAGCAATTTAACACCTGACCTTGCGGATTTTTATTTGAAGATAACGGATCAACCAATCATTAAAACAAACATTGATCTGGCAAAACATACACATCAGGATTTACCTTACGAGGCGCGTGCTGTATTTGCTGGTGGCTGTTTTTGGTGCATGGTCGAGCCTTTTGAAACAAAACCTGGTATCATCTCAGTTTTGTCAGGCTATACTGGTGGGCATGTCGACCACCCAACCTACGACCAAATTCTAGGTGGCTATACGGGCCATGTTGAAGCAGTAGAAATCATATTTGATACACGGTTGATCACCTATGATGCCTTGCTCGATCTATTTTGGCTGATAACAGATCCTACGGATGCCTTTGGTCAATTTCAAGATAGGGGAGAGCAGTATAAATCCGTTATTTTTGTTGCAGACGCAAGTCAAAAAGCACTTGCCCAGCAGTCAAAACAACGATTAATCAGCTCTGGCAGGTATGAGCAACCAATCGTAACAGAGATTAGAGATGTGATAGCATTTTGGCCAGCAGAAGACTATCATCAGCAGTTTTATCAAAAACAAAAGAAAAGATATGGCAAGATAAAAAAATCGAGGCAACAATTAATTTGGTATTTACATCAAAAAAGACGGCTTCAGAAATTTTTTAATCGATTTAGGAAAACTAGCTGA
- a CDS encoding holin has translation MEYKLIGITGLILIILFLTWLKDGEKMDPSLKKRVIIDTTTIMIFWGVFEFYNYSSDKLYEEEVSVLVNGALIFFFARMIQLIAQINPLFQDFVKFIKKKGIDLDNEDK, from the coding sequence ATGGAATATAAGTTAATTGGAATCACAGGCTTAATCCTAATCATCTTGTTTTTGACTTGGCTCAAGGATGGCGAGAAAATGGATCCATCGCTGAAAAAAAGGGTAATTATAGATACAACAACAATCATGATTTTTTGGGGCGTATTTGAGTTTTACAACTATTCGAGCGATAAACTGTACGAAGAAGAAGTTTCAGTCCTCGTAAACGGAGCTTTAATATTCTTTTTTGCCCGAATGATACAGCTTATAGCTCAAATTAACCCGCTTTTTCAAGATTTTGTTAAATTTATTAAGAAAAAAGGGATTGATTTAGACAACGAAGACAAATGA
- a CDS encoding DUF4440 domain-containing protein, whose product MDKAFFKQLDQQHLSADNRRHIKTILGVLDDRYSEITASGNLNHYQDYAKLATLDESPKTYEILSYDIKVLSDNSVLSFYKLKEKNSNTLSLRSNIWLKSDENWQLIFHQGTPVISDED is encoded by the coding sequence ATGGATAAGGCATTTTTTAAACAGTTAGATCAACAACATTTGTCTGCTGACAATCGGCGTCATATCAAGACAATCTTAGGGGTATTAGATGACAGATATAGCGAGATTACAGCTTCTGGTAACTTAAATCACTATCAAGATTATGCCAAGCTAGCAACATTAGATGAATCTCCTAAAACCTATGAAATTTTATCATATGATATCAAAGTCTTGAGTGATAATAGTGTATTATCTTTCTATAAGTTAAAAGAAAAAAATAGTAATACCTTATCGTTAAGAAGTAATATTTGGCTTAAATCAGATGAAAACTGGCAGCTGATTTTTCATCAGGGTACCCCAGTCATATCAGATGAAGATTAA
- a CDS encoding IS3 family transposase (programmed frameshift), with translation MQKRYSKEFKETLIDFYHSGQSVTQLSKEYSVSPATIYKWIDLYSKSNESSVSKADFLELKRQLAKVKEERDNLKKSIDHIRREKEVSAADMTQTIKTLALNVRLSCQLLGVPESSYYERINRRRSKTQLRRQHLAIKIVQLFKANRGIYGAPKIQHLLLNQGEKVGLNLVQKIMKQLQIKSVVVKKFKPGHSVRDGIKRKNLIQNEPTKKNKVWSTDITYIPTQQGWAYLSTIMDRYTKKVIAWDLDKRMTVELVQRTLIKALESQNYPEAVILHSDQGSQYTSHEYEETIKNSGLTHSFSRKGYPYHNASLESWHGHLKREWVYQFKYKNFEEAYQSIFWYIEAFYNSKRIHQSLGYLTPNQFEKGIA, from the exons ATGCAAAAACGATACTCAAAAGAATTTAAAGAAACCCTTATTGACTTCTACCATTCTGGGCAATCCGTTACACAGCTTTCTAAAGAATACAGCGTGTCTCCTGCAACAATTTATAAATGGATCGACCTCTACTCTAAGTCTAATGAAAGCTCAGTTTCTAAAGCTGATTTTCTAGAATTAAAAAGACAACTAGCAAAAGTTAAGGAAGAACGAGACA ATCTTAAAAAAAGTATTGACCATATTCGCCGAGAAAAAGAAGTGAGTGCTGCGGATATGACTCAAACCATTAAAACTTTAGCACTCAATGTCAGGCTCAGTTGTCAACTTCTTGGTGTCCCTGAATCAAGTTATTATGAACGGATCAATCGACGTCGTTCCAAAACTCAATTACGGAGGCAACACTTGGCAATTAAGATTGTCCAACTTTTCAAGGCGAATCGGGGAATCTATGGGGCACCTAAGATTCAGCACCTCTTACTAAATCAAGGGGAAAAAGTAGGGTTAAACCTCGTACAAAAAATAATGAAACAACTTCAGATCAAGTCAGTCGTCGTTAAAAAATTTAAACCAGGACACTCCGTTAGGGATGGCATTAAAAGAAAGAACCTCATACAAAATGAGCCTACAAAGAAAAATAAGGTTTGGTCAACCGATATTACTTATATCCCGACTCAACAAGGCTGGGCTTATCTCTCAACCATTATGGATCGTTACACTAAAAAAGTCATTGCTTGGGATTTAGACAAGCGAATGACTGTAGAATTAGTACAAAGGACTTTGATTAAGGCATTGGAATCACAAAACTATCCAGAAGCTGTTATTCTTCATTCTGACCAAGGAAGTCAGTATACGAGTCATGAGTATGAAGAGACAATAAAAAATTCTGGACTCACCCACTCCTTCAGTCGTAAGGGGTATCCTTATCATAATGCCAGTCTTGAATCTTGGCATGGACATTTAAAAAGAGAGTGGGTGTATCAATTTAAATATAAGAACTTTGAAGAAGCCTATCAGAGTATTTTCTGGTACATTGAAGCCTTTTATAATTCAAAACGAATCCATCAAAGTTTAGGCTATCTTACACCTAATCAATTTGAAAAAGGAATCGCTTAA